Genomic DNA from Paucilactobacillus hokkaidonensis JCM 18461:
CCAAACAGCGAAGAGTTTACTAACGATTGATGGCAGTTTTGATTTGACTAGTCTTGTTCCACATATTGGAACTTTATATGATGATGCAACTATTCTAAGCATGTTTGACTCCGGATCAGGAGGATTTTTAGGACGATTTGTTGGTGCCATTGATCGAGTAAGTACAACTGATGGAAAAGCACTAAGCTATAATGCGGATACATTATCTGGAAATGCTATTGGATTTAACAATTTTTCATTGTTTAATAGTTTGTATGTTGCATATGCTGAAGTACTTGTTAAGGTTCTGTATGGAACTGCCATGTTGGGAAAATTTGAAGCTATTCAGGCAATGTATAACGATAAGGATGCTTTTATTAACTATATGAGTGGCAGGGCAAGTGCGGATGTTAATATTACAGATTTTGAAAAAAATGTTTTAGGAATCACAACAACTAACACACTGTCAACAGACACTCAGACACTCAGACACTAGTTTATCAGCAGGGTGTTTGGGATGTTTATAATTATATTTATCCATTTTATGAAGCGGGTCTTGAGGATCAGGCAAGCGGAACGAAAATTACGAACACAGGTGATGATTCATACTTAAATGCAGTTTGGAAACGTGCTAGTGAAGATGCTGTTACTGGTGATGGGATTATAAAGAATAGTGCTGGTAACGCGGCTGTTGTTGATTTGACCACTGATGATGCAGGCTCTGCTGATTTGAACCCTCATGAGGTTGCAACCACTTCAAGTGCACAAACGACTGCCTATTTAGTATCATTTTATAACAGCGCTGCGAACTCAACAGATCCGACCCAAGTTGTCTACAATGTGCAACCAGTTAGTCGGATAGTTATTAAAGATACAGTGGGCAATGTTGTCAATGTGGTTGATAAGATTATCGCACCCTTATCGGCTAATATTCAAGGAAAGCCTGGCGAAATTGCTGATGCTTCAACTTTGCCGACTGTAGAGGGTTATACAACACCCACTCAAGCGACATTAAACGCAGATAATATTGTTATTCCTGAAAACGGGGGTACATTGAATGTGCCATACGCTTCTATAGATCAAACTGCAGGAACTGAAAATATTGCATTTATAAATGCACCATCAACGGCAACATATAATTATAGTATTACTGACACGAACGGAACAGTTTATGGTACAGGTACAAATGTGTCTGCTGCTGATATTACAATGGATATTGATATTGGACAAACTTTAACTATTTCAGCTGCTTCTAATGATAAGGACTATGTTGTTATTGGTGATGAAAATACTACTGGATCATATGATAAGGGTACTGCAACATATACAGTAACTTATGAGCAAAGTGGTGGTACGCTCACATTTACGTTCGAAAAAGCAGATGAAATTGTTCATAATAATGGTGATGACAGTAATCCAGTTAGTGAAGTTACAGTTACACGGACTATTAATTACACAGGCGCTGGGGCACAAAATCCAGACTCCGTAGTGGAAAATGTAGTTTACAAAGCCGTTACCAACAAGACAACTGGTGAAACTTCATGGACACCACAAGGTGTTTACGATGCGGTCAAGACACCAACTTTAACCGGCTTTACAGCTGATAAGAGTGAAGTAGCAACTGGCCATCCAAGCGCTGTATTATTAGCAATGGGAACACAGCCAAAAGATACGACTGAAACGGTAACGTACACACCAACGGATGAAATCGACCATAATAATGGTGATGACAGTAATCCAGTTAGTGAAGTTACAGTTACACGGACTATTAATTACACGGGCGCTGGGGCACAAAATCCAGACTCCGTAGTGGAAAATGTAGTCTACAAAGCCGTTACCAACAAGACAACTGGTGAAACTTCATGGACACCACAAGGTGTTTACGATGCGGTCAAGACACCAACACTAACCGGTTTTACAGCTGATAAGAGTGAAATAGCAACTGGCCATCCAAGCGCTGTATTATTAGCAATGGGAACACAGCCAAAAGATACGACTGAAACGGTAACGTACACACCAACGGATGAAATCGACCATAATAATGGTGATGACAGTAATCCAGTTAGTGAAGTTACAGTTACACGGACTATTAATTACACGGGCGCTGGGGCACAAAATCCAGACTCCGTAGTGGAAAATGTAGTCTACAAAGCCGTTACCAACAAGACAACTGGTGAAACTTCATGGACACCACAAGGTGTTTACGATGCGGTCAAGACACCAACACTAACCGGCTTTACAGCTGATAAGAGTGAAGTAGCAACTGGCCATCCAAGCGCTGTATTATTAGCAATGGGAACACAGCCAAAAGATACGACTGAAACGGTAACGTACACACCAACGGATGAAATCGACCATAATAATGGTGATGACAGTAATCCAGTTAGTGAAGTTACAGTTACACGGACTATTAATTACACGGGCGCTGGGGCACAAAATCCAGACTCCGTAGTGGAAAATGTAGTCTACAAAGCCGTTACCAACAAGACAACTGGTGAAACTTCATGGACACCACAAGGTGTTTACGATGCGGTCAAGACACCAACACTAACCGGTTTTACAGCTGATAAGAGTGAAGTAGCAACTGGCCATCCAAGCGCTGTATTATTAGCAATGGGAACACAGCCAAAAGATACGACTGAAACGGTAACGTACACACCAACGGATGAAATCGACCATAATAATGGTGATGACAGTAATCCAGTTAGTGAAGTTACAGTTACACGGACTATTAATTACACGGGCGCTGGGGCACAAAATCCAGACTCCGTAGTGGAAAATGTAGTCTACAAAGCCGTTACCAACAAGACAACTGGTGAAACTTCATGGACACCACAAGGTGTTTACGATGCGGTCAAGACACCAACTTTAACCGGCTTTACAGCTGATAAGAGTGAAGTAGCAACTGGCCATCCAAGCGCTGTATTATTAGCAATGGGAACACAGCCAAAAGATACGACTGAAACGGTAACGTACACACCAACGGATGAAATCGACCATAATAATGGTGATGACAGTAATCCAGTTAGTGAAGTTACAGTTACACGGACTATTAATTACACAGGCGCTGGGGCACAAAATCCAGACTCCGTAGTGGAAAATGTAGTCTACAAAGCCGTTACCAACAAGACAACTGGTGAAACTTCATGGACACCACAAGGTGTTTACGATGCGGTCAAGACACCAACACTAACCGGCTTTACAGCTGATAAGAGTGAAGTAGCAACTGGCCATCCAAGCGCTGTATTATTAGCAATGGGAACACAGCCAAAAGATACGACTGAAACGGTAACGTACACACCAACGGATGAAATCGACCATAATAATGGTGATGACAGTAATCCAGTTAGTGAAGTTACAGTTACACGGACTATTAATTACACAGGCGCTGGGGCACAAAATCCAGACTCCGTAGTGGAAAATGTAGTCTACAAAGCCGTTACCAACAAGACAACTGGTGAAACTTCATGGACACCACAAGGTGTTTACGATGCGGTCAAGACACCAACACTAACCGGCTTTACAGCTGATAAGAGTGAAGTAGCAACTGGCCATCCAAGCGCTGTATTATTAGCAATGGGAACACAGCCAAAAGATACGACTGAAACGGTAACGTACACACCAACGGATGAAATCGACCATAATAATGGTGATGACAGTAATCCAGTTAGTGAAGTTACAGTTACACGGACGATCTATTACGACGGTGCTGGTATTCAGACACCAACTGACATCGTTCAAAGTGTTACCTATAAGGCCGTTACAAATGTAACAACTGGAGAGACAGCATGGACACCGCAAGGAAGCTATGGTACGGTGACTAGCCCTAAAGTCCTTGGTTATACACCTAGCCAGGTAATGGTTGCATCAGAAAATCCTGAAGCAGTTATTTTGCCACAAGGTGAAAATCCTAAGGATAGTATTGTCAGAGTTACGTATACCCAAGATGAAACGATCACTGTTGATCCTGGTAATCCAAAGAATCCAACTGATCCAATCGATCCGAATAAGCCAGATGGGCCTAAGTATCCAGATGGTGTCGGTGAAAATGATTTGAACAAGACTATTAGTCGAACAATAACTTATGATGGTGCTGGCGATCAAACACCTGAAGATGTCACTCAGACAGCGGTTTATGGTAGAACGGCTATTGTTGATGCCAAGACTGGTGAATTCTTAAGTTATGGTGACTGGACATTGGCAACTAGCGATGATGGTGATGCCACTGATGATGGTTTTACTGGCGTTACTAGTCCTAAGATTCTTGGATACAGTGCAGACAAGAGTGCTTCGGCTATTACATTGACTGACAGTGAAGTTTCAAACTTCAAGGCTGGCTCAGATGACGTAGCAGTGACATACACGCTTGATGATACTGTTGAAGTCACTACACCAACTGATCCAACACAGCCAGTTGATCCTGGCAATCCAACTGGTCCGAAGATGCCTGTAATTACTGCTGAAGATTTGAATCAGACTGTCAGTCGGACAATCACTTATCAGATTAACAGTAGCGATGATCCTAATACTTCGGCAGCACCAGCAACCGTTACTCAGACTACTAACTACAAACGTTCAGCGATCGTTGACAAGGTAACTGGTGAGGTACTCCGATATACTGATTGGGTTGTTGATGGAACCAACGAGTTGGTCGAAGTTGATAGTCCTAAGCTTGAAAACTATGTAGCAGATCCAACGAGTGTTGCGAAAGTTATATTATCAAGTGCTGATATCGACGCAATTCGTTCTGGTAGTGAAACTGGAAACTTTGATCAAACAGTTGACTATACCTTTAATGGAACCGTAACAAAGACTACGGATCCAGAT
This window encodes:
- a CDS encoding mucin-binding protein; translation: MTTDDAGSADLNPHEVATTSSAQTTAYLVSFYNSAANSTDPTQVVYNVQPVSRIVIKDTVGNVVNVVDKIIAPLSANIQGKPGEIADASTLPTVEGYTTPTQATLNADNIVIPENGGTLNVPYASIDQTAGTENIAFINAPSTATYNYSITDTNGTVYGTGTNVSAADITMDIDIGQTLTISAASNDKDYVVIGDENTTGSYDKGTATYTVTYEQSGGTLTFTFEKADEIVHNNGDDSNPVSEVTVTRTINYTGAGAQNPDSVVENVVYKAVTNKTTGETSWTPQGVYDAVKTPTLTGFTADKSEVATGHPSAVLLAMGTQPKDTTETVTYTPTDEIDHNNGDDSNPVSEVTVTRTINYTGAGAQNPDSVVENVVYKAVTNKTTGETSWTPQGVYDAVKTPTLTGFTADKSEIATGHPSAVLLAMGTQPKDTTETVTYTPTDEIDHNNGDDSNPVSEVTVTRTINYTGAGAQNPDSVVENVVYKAVTNKTTGETSWTPQGVYDAVKTPTLTGFTADKSEVATGHPSAVLLAMGTQPKDTTETVTYTPTDEIDHNNGDDSNPVSEVTVTRTINYTGAGAQNPDSVVENVVYKAVTNKTTGETSWTPQGVYDAVKTPTLTGFTADKSEVATGHPSAVLLAMGTQPKDTTETVTYTPTDEIDHNNGDDSNPVSEVTVTRTINYTGAGAQNPDSVVENVVYKAVTNKTTGETSWTPQGVYDAVKTPTLTGFTADKSEVATGHPSAVLLAMGTQPKDTTETVTYTPTDEIDHNNGDDSNPVSEVTVTRTINYTGAGAQNPDSVVENVVYKAVTNKTTGETSWTPQGVYDAVKTPTLTGFTADKSEVATGHPSAVLLAMGTQPKDTTETVTYTPTDEIDHNNGDDSNPVSEVTVTRTINYTGAGAQNPDSVVENVVYKAVTNKTTGETSWTPQGVYDAVKTPTLTGFTADKSEVATGHPSAVLLAMGTQPKDTTETVTYTPTDEIDHNNGDDSNPVSEVTVTRTIYYDGAGIQTPTDIVQSVTYKAVTNVTTGETAWTPQGSYGTVTSPKVLGYTPSQVMVASENPEAVILPQGENPKDSIVRVTYTQDETITVDPGNPKNPTDPIDPNKPDGPKYPDGVGENDLNKTISRTITYDGAGDQTPEDVTQTAVYGRTAIVDAKTGEFLSYGDWTLATSDDGDATDDGFTGVTSPKILGYSADKSASAITLTDSEVSNFKAGSDDVAVTYTLDDTVEVTTPTDPTQPVDPGNPTGPKMPVITAEDLNQTVSRTITYQINSSDDPNTSAAPATVTQTTNYKRSAIVDKVTGEVLRYTDWVVDGTNELVEVDSPKLENYVADPTSVAKVILSSADIDAIRSGSETGNFDQTVDYTFNGTVTKTTDPDGGTTTVTKNPDGDVTDINKTWPDGDKTHVHVDNNTGEETVTETPHGQPSLPTVTVDPGDTVTVGRTTVHNEKPNGVVSMTHKGDNTGEGQLVETIHPDGSITYSYIKNAQPTANTVLPTATPKLGQPTAKKVAVTQQANKKLPQTDEHSDNAGAVVGMSLLGMILGWVGFKRKKRDED